The following coding sequences lie in one Hyalangium ruber genomic window:
- a CDS encoding cytochrome c3 family protein — MKPVGAHLRGPYLAWGLGLALLGVVAGAALRATVAEVRTPVALADVAYTGSASCRPCHPDHYASWRRTFHRTMTQEASPTAVLGDFSGVSFTYAGVTSRFLREGEGFVIETLDGQGQLRRQAVARTVGSRRVQQYLVREDDRFIRLPVAWDIAQRRWFHLTGGFLDPDGTDFNAHRALWNANCIFCHNVKAQPGYDWERSRFDSHVAELGIACEACHGPGTEHVARNASPLRRYYLHASEKEDRSIVNPLRLDALRRIQVCGHCHGQRLPSPVSRIRQFLSEGDPYTAGEDLSTYTRPLYRESHLEGVNVALRFWKDGTPRLTAYEYQGLLLTKDFQRGGLTCQHCHTMHGGDPKGMITQAMRGPAACQSCHPAIVARAAEHSRHREGSSGTDCYACHMPKVTYGILEVHPTHRIQVPDPARAWWHEMPEACTLCHTDRSARWAEQTLREQQGRAPAEDLPTDPAFEVAESVRTLLSGDVVQRAVAASALGDERSAMTQPVARLWAVPFLVQALEDNYPSIRRMAWRSIETLVARAGEARPELTSSAARLPRFDPQASAEERARVVQAWRQWWAALDTRDIPRPDAAVPLDASLEPLPTVIEQLLRRRAAQPPIQIGE; from the coding sequence ATGAAGCCCGTCGGCGCGCACTTGCGCGGCCCATACCTCGCCTGGGGGCTTGGCCTGGCGCTGCTGGGAGTGGTGGCCGGCGCCGCGCTCCGGGCCACCGTCGCCGAGGTGCGTACGCCCGTGGCGCTCGCGGACGTGGCGTATACGGGCTCCGCGTCGTGCCGGCCGTGCCACCCGGACCACTACGCGAGCTGGCGGCGCACCTTCCACCGGACGATGACGCAGGAGGCCTCGCCCACCGCGGTGCTGGGGGACTTCAGCGGCGTGAGCTTCACGTACGCGGGGGTCACCTCGCGCTTCCTGCGCGAGGGCGAGGGCTTCGTCATCGAGACGCTGGACGGGCAGGGCCAGCTGCGCCGGCAGGCCGTGGCGCGTACCGTGGGCTCCCGGCGCGTGCAGCAGTACCTGGTACGTGAGGACGACCGCTTCATCCGCCTGCCGGTGGCCTGGGACATCGCGCAGCGGCGTTGGTTCCACCTCACGGGTGGTTTCCTGGATCCAGATGGCACGGACTTCAACGCGCACCGCGCGCTGTGGAATGCCAACTGTATCTTCTGTCACAACGTGAAGGCGCAGCCCGGCTACGACTGGGAGCGATCCCGGTTCGACAGCCACGTGGCGGAGCTCGGCATCGCCTGTGAGGCCTGCCATGGGCCCGGCACCGAGCACGTGGCCCGCAACGCCTCGCCGCTGCGCCGTTATTACCTGCATGCCTCCGAGAAGGAGGACCGGTCGATCGTCAACCCGCTGCGCCTGGATGCGCTGCGGCGCATTCAGGTCTGTGGCCACTGCCACGGCCAGCGCCTGCCGTCTCCGGTCAGTCGCATCCGCCAGTTTCTCTCCGAGGGCGATCCGTACACCGCGGGGGAGGACCTCTCCACGTACACCCGGCCGCTCTACCGCGAGAGCCACTTGGAGGGAGTGAATGTGGCGCTGCGCTTCTGGAAGGACGGGACGCCGCGACTCACCGCCTATGAGTACCAGGGGCTGCTGCTGACCAAGGACTTCCAGCGCGGCGGGCTGACGTGCCAGCACTGCCACACCATGCATGGAGGCGACCCCAAGGGGATGATCACCCAGGCCATGCGCGGGCCCGCGGCCTGCCAGAGCTGTCATCCGGCCATCGTCGCGCGCGCCGCCGAGCACAGCCGGCACCGCGAGGGCTCCTCGGGCACGGACTGCTACGCCTGTCACATGCCGAAGGTGACCTACGGAATCCTGGAGGTGCATCCCACGCATCGGATCCAGGTGCCGGACCCCGCGCGCGCCTGGTGGCACGAGATGCCGGAGGCCTGCACGCTCTGCCACACCGACCGGAGCGCGCGGTGGGCGGAGCAGACCCTGCGCGAGCAGCAGGGGCGGGCGCCCGCCGAGGATCTGCCGACGGATCCAGCCTTCGAGGTGGCCGAGAGCGTGCGCACGCTCCTCTCGGGGGATGTGGTGCAGCGCGCGGTGGCGGCGTCGGCGCTCGGGGATGAGCGCAGCGCCATGACGCAGCCGGTGGCGCGGCTGTGGGCCGTTCCGTTCCTCGTGCAGGCGCTCGAAGACAACTATCCCTCGATCCGCCGCATGGCGTGGCGCTCGATCGAGACGCTCGTGGCCCGCGCCGGAGAGGCACGGCCCGAGCTCACGAGCTCCGCCGCGCGGCTTCCGCGCTTCGATCCCCAGGCCTCCGCCGAGGAGCGCGCCCGCGTGGTGCAAGCCTGGCGGCAGTGGTGGGCGGCACTGGACACGCGTGATATTCCGCGCCCCGATGCGGCGGTCCCACTGGATGCCTCGTTGGAGCCGCTCCCCACGGTCATCGAGCAGCTCCTGCGCAGGCGCGCGGCGCAACCTCCCATCCAGATAGGCGAGTGA